In Symmachiella dynata, the following are encoded in one genomic region:
- a CDS encoding ferredoxin family protein — protein sequence MTFVVTEPCFGCKYTDCIVVCPAECFHEGEQMLYIDPDDCLDCDACRPECPVDAIFYEDDVPPQWAEYIELNAEMVAKCPSITERKTPLADGGDN from the coding sequence ATGACTTTCGTCGTCACCGAGCCTTGTTTTGGCTGCAAATACACCGATTGCATTGTCGTCTGCCCAGCGGAGTGCTTCCATGAAGGGGAGCAAATGCTGTACATCGATCCAGACGATTGCCTCGATTGCGATGCTTGTCGCCCGGAATGTCCGGTCGATGCGATTTTCTATGAAGATGATGTCCCGCCGCAGTGGGCGGAGTATATTGAGCTGAACGCCGAAATGGTTGCGAAGTGCCCGTCGATCACAGAGCGCAAAACGCCGCTGGCGGATGGAGGAGACAACTGA
- a CDS encoding redoxin family protein: MRTNSHRRWPVFAILLAALSGVTLAAEREWTGSNGKFNITAEFVSVQGANAVLRRKDGKQIKVPLSRLSDADRAFIEEQQAKAPKIDRKAAAKEIAKTADEFFSDLRNTERQVARELLTEKAKKVAQGKNSPLTHLPTPAPGARSIRTGKVELEGSVAAIPVRVQAGGRNHKTKLHLRYLTEKWQVFAISATYPDGEKSINFEVEAVSRDGGNPLEALLGKPLELAGMTTNGTPLNMANFEGRVVLVDFWATWCGPCREEIPNIMENYKKYHDDGFDVIAISVDDNMQELKSFLQKQPIPWTVVADNFPGNRNTMGDRYGISRYPTFLLLDKEGNVASLNCRGRRLGREVARLLDK, encoded by the coding sequence ATGCGCACGAATTCACATCGCCGTTGGCCGGTATTCGCGATCCTTCTCGCCGCGCTCTCGGGCGTGACTTTGGCCGCCGAACGTGAGTGGACGGGAAGCAATGGCAAGTTCAATATCACAGCAGAGTTTGTCTCCGTCCAAGGGGCCAATGCAGTGTTGCGCCGCAAGGACGGCAAGCAGATTAAGGTTCCGTTGTCACGATTAAGCGATGCGGACCGGGCGTTTATCGAAGAACAGCAAGCCAAAGCTCCCAAAATTGACCGGAAAGCGGCGGCCAAAGAAATCGCCAAAACCGCTGACGAGTTCTTCAGCGACCTGCGCAATACCGAGAGGCAAGTCGCCCGAGAGCTACTCACGGAAAAAGCGAAAAAGGTGGCTCAAGGCAAGAATTCGCCACTGACACATTTGCCCACGCCAGCACCGGGGGCTCGATCGATCAGGACGGGCAAGGTGGAACTCGAAGGCTCCGTCGCAGCCATCCCCGTCCGTGTCCAGGCCGGCGGCCGGAACCATAAAACGAAATTGCACCTGCGTTACCTCACGGAAAAATGGCAAGTGTTCGCGATCAGCGCCACCTACCCAGACGGAGAGAAATCAATCAATTTTGAAGTCGAAGCGGTCTCGCGGGATGGCGGCAACCCGTTGGAGGCACTGTTGGGCAAGCCCTTGGAACTGGCAGGCATGACGACCAACGGCACTCCACTCAACATGGCGAACTTCGAAGGGCGTGTCGTGCTGGTCGACTTCTGGGCCACCTGGTGCGGTCCTTGCCGTGAGGAGATACCCAATATTATGGAGAATTACAAAAAATACCACGACGATGGCTTTGACGTGATCGCCATCAGCGTCGACGACAACATGCAGGAACTCAAATCGTTTCTGCAAAAACAACCAATTCCCTGGACTGTGGTGGCTGACAATTTTCCCGGGAATCGAAACACCATGGGTGATCGATACGGTATCAGCAGATATCCAACGTTCCTTCTGTTGGACAAAGAGGGCAATGTTGCATCCTTGAACTGTCGCGGCCGCAGGCTCGGCCGCGAGGTCGCCCGGTTGCTGGACAAATGA
- the recA gene encoding recombinase RecA produces MATKAAAKKAASRNGNGNSHGDPKILDNAVSQIEKQFGKGSIMKLSDNAATRIAGIPTGALSLDLALGGRGFPRGRIIELFGPESSGKTTLALHVIASAQKRGGIAAFIDAEHALDPSWAKRLGVDLEDLLVSQPSYGEEALQIAEMLIKSNAVDVIVVDSVAALVPKAELDGEIGDRHVGLQARMMSQAMRKLTGAIAKSKTCVIFINQIREKIGVMFGSPETTPGGRALKFYSSCRVDVRRISTLKDGDTVTGIRMRAKIVKNKVAPPFRIAEFDMLTECGICAEGDLVDLALEDRLIARSGTWYSYGDVKLGQGRDRARQFFKENPELTVELRDKVLIHRGFPPQSVLDGGVEETEETAAED; encoded by the coding sequence ATGGCGACCAAAGCAGCGGCAAAAAAGGCGGCTTCACGAAACGGCAACGGCAATAGCCACGGCGATCCCAAAATCCTTGACAATGCCGTCTCCCAAATTGAGAAGCAATTTGGCAAAGGCTCGATCATGAAACTGTCGGACAATGCGGCAACGCGCATTGCCGGCATTCCGACCGGAGCTTTGTCGTTGGATCTTGCCTTGGGAGGCCGGGGGTTCCCACGCGGTCGCATTATTGAACTGTTCGGTCCCGAATCCAGTGGTAAAACAACCTTGGCCCTGCATGTGATCGCCAGTGCCCAAAAGCGGGGTGGGATCGCTGCGTTTATCGATGCGGAACACGCGCTGGATCCCTCGTGGGCCAAGCGATTGGGGGTCGACTTGGAGGATCTGTTGGTCAGTCAACCATCGTACGGTGAAGAGGCGTTACAAATCGCCGAGATGCTGATTAAGTCCAACGCTGTCGACGTGATTGTTGTGGACTCGGTGGCGGCTTTGGTGCCCAAGGCGGAACTGGACGGCGAAATCGGTGACCGGCATGTCGGTTTGCAGGCCCGCATGATGAGTCAGGCGATGCGCAAGTTGACCGGTGCGATTGCCAAATCCAAGACCTGCGTCATTTTCATCAATCAAATCCGCGAAAAAATCGGTGTGATGTTCGGAAGTCCGGAAACCACACCCGGCGGACGAGCGCTAAAATTCTACAGCTCTTGCCGGGTCGACGTCCGTCGCATCAGTACGCTCAAGGATGGGGACACCGTCACCGGTATCCGCATGCGTGCCAAGATTGTCAAAAACAAGGTCGCCCCGCCGTTCCGGATTGCGGAATTCGACATGCTCACCGAGTGCGGTATCTGTGCCGAAGGGGATCTTGTCGATTTGGCTTTGGAAGACCGGCTGATTGCCCGCAGTGGGACTTGGTACAGCTACGGCGACGTAAAATTGGGGCAAGGCCGCGATCGCGCGCGGCAATTCTTCAAGGAAAACCCCGAATTGACGGTCGAGCTTCGCGACAAAGTCCTCATCCATCGTGGATTCCCGCCGCAATCCGTGCTGGACGGTGGTGTGGAAGAGACCGAGGAGACAGCCGCGGAAGATTAA
- the cyaB gene encoding class IV adenylate cyclase — protein MSYEVELKFPVADPQGPLSKLLELGAVKQRTIQQRDTYFAHPQRSFAESNEALRIRQVGDENRITYKGPIIDQETKMRREIELPFQTGAAAGQSLRELLEILGFTPVHSVVKTRETYALTWQDRDCEICVDHIEALGTFMEVETLAEEAALGDAKETILKLAAKLGLSAPERRSYLTMLLEQKGIPRE, from the coding sequence ATGAGTTACGAAGTCGAATTGAAATTCCCCGTGGCCGATCCGCAGGGGCCGTTGTCGAAATTGCTGGAACTGGGCGCCGTGAAGCAGCGCACGATCCAGCAGCGGGATACGTACTTCGCTCATCCGCAACGCTCGTTTGCCGAGTCGAATGAAGCTTTGCGGATTCGTCAGGTGGGGGATGAAAATCGCATCACCTACAAAGGGCCGATCATCGATCAAGAAACCAAGATGCGTCGCGAAATCGAACTTCCCTTTCAAACCGGTGCAGCGGCCGGGCAGAGTCTACGAGAACTTTTGGAGATCCTCGGATTTACTCCCGTGCACTCCGTCGTCAAAACGCGGGAGACCTACGCTCTCACCTGGCAGGACCGAGATTGCGAGATCTGTGTCGACCACATCGAAGCTCTGGGCACCTTTATGGAAGTCGAAACGTTGGCTGAAGAGGCGGCGCTGGGCGACGCCAAAGAGACCATCTTGAAATTAGCAGCAAAGTTGGGCTTGAGCGCCCCGGAACGAAGGTCGTACCTCACGATGCTGCTGGAACAGAAGGGGATCCCAAGAGAATAG
- a CDS encoding trypsin-like peptidase domain-containing protein: MEQNPHNSPVRPYTPTGRLLSRRRRVVYSGSVIAITLIASFCFFLPHATAQDVDTSVLLRALEQSIVKAVEASEQSVVSIAREKVKNMTPVEQLRLERIRARRMRNQETVDINDPDYIPNDFGSGVVLGEITVKGKRRTAILTNYHVVKGAETSTPDSPVVTVLSVRFQGKQRGQQAQIWAADPRSDLAIITIEARGLQPIKIAKSHTFKKGQFVIALGNPLAVANDGGSASVSWGIISNISRRANSQVANPDGTVPDPQGEGNERLYHFGRLLQIDAKLNLGMSGGALLNIDGELIGITTSLAALAGYEKSAGYAIPVDDTTQRVIETLLKGYEVEYGFLGVSFDTHESRDFLINSKLEGARISRVLENLPASDGGLRGDDFITEIDGTQIRNRNDLMLEIGRRAPGTNVRLQIYRNNRNSEYKNVVLGKWPAKNVDEIIAPVDRYGGPWRGLVVDFPSGRSRYFPLGLTDEVPHGVLVTEVLPESPAERAQFKPGDFITKIDDDDVQNPQEFHRLAARHPAAVRLVRLRDKESQQIVIEPH, encoded by the coding sequence ATGGAACAAAACCCGCACAACTCCCCCGTGCGGCCTTACACACCGACAGGCCGTCTCTTGTCGCGCAGGCGTCGAGTGGTCTATTCCGGTTCTGTGATCGCCATAACGTTGATCGCGAGCTTCTGTTTCTTTTTGCCGCACGCCACGGCCCAGGATGTCGATACGTCGGTGTTGCTGCGCGCCTTGGAACAATCCATTGTGAAGGCTGTTGAGGCATCGGAGCAATCGGTGGTTTCAATCGCACGGGAGAAGGTCAAGAATATGACTCCCGTTGAGCAACTGAGATTGGAGCGCATTCGGGCCAGGCGGATGCGTAACCAAGAAACTGTCGACATCAACGATCCCGACTATATCCCCAACGATTTCGGATCGGGTGTGGTGCTGGGCGAAATCACAGTCAAAGGTAAAAGACGCACAGCGATATTGACCAATTATCACGTCGTCAAGGGGGCTGAGACCTCGACGCCAGACTCCCCTGTGGTGACGGTGTTGTCGGTTCGTTTTCAGGGAAAACAGCGAGGGCAGCAGGCCCAAATCTGGGCGGCCGATCCACGCAGCGACTTGGCTATCATCACGATCGAAGCCCGCGGCCTACAGCCGATCAAAATTGCCAAGTCGCACACATTCAAAAAAGGGCAATTCGTCATAGCTTTGGGCAATCCGTTAGCCGTGGCAAACGATGGCGGATCGGCTAGTGTCAGTTGGGGAATCATCAGCAACATCAGCCGTCGTGCCAACTCTCAGGTCGCCAATCCCGACGGCACGGTTCCAGATCCGCAGGGTGAGGGCAACGAACGTTTGTACCATTTCGGCCGCCTGCTGCAGATCGATGCCAAACTGAATCTCGGCATGAGCGGCGGAGCCTTGCTCAATATCGACGGTGAATTGATTGGCATCACAACATCATTGGCCGCACTGGCCGGGTACGAAAAATCTGCCGGATATGCCATTCCTGTGGACGATACGACACAGCGAGTGATTGAAACGTTGCTCAAAGGGTACGAGGTGGAGTACGGATTTCTGGGGGTGAGCTTCGACACTCACGAGTCGCGGGACTTTTTGATAAATTCCAAACTGGAAGGGGCGCGGATTTCTAGGGTGTTGGAAAATCTGCCGGCCAGCGACGGCGGGCTGAGGGGGGACGACTTCATTACTGAAATCGATGGCACACAAATCCGTAACCGCAACGATTTGATGCTTGAAATTGGACGACGGGCACCAGGAACGAACGTCCGATTACAGATCTACCGCAATAATCGGAACTCGGAATACAAAAACGTAGTCTTGGGGAAATGGCCGGCCAAAAATGTGGACGAAATCATTGCCCCGGTAGATCGTTATGGCGGACCTTGGCGGGGACTGGTGGTCGATTTCCCCTCCGGCAGAAGTCGGTATTTCCCTCTCGGCCTCACGGATGAGGTTCCCCACGGCGTGCTCGTTACGGAAGTTCTCCCTGAATCGCCTGCCGAACGGGCACAATTCAAACCGGGTGATTTCATCACCAAAATCGACGACGATGACGTGCAGAATCCGCAAGAATTCCATCGACTCGCCGCCAGACACCCCGCAGCGGTCCGCCTCGTGCGGCTCCGCGACAAAGAGTCGCAGCAAATCGTGATCGAACCCCATTGA
- a CDS encoding sigma-70 family RNA polymerase sigma factor, with translation MDLTSAELLEQFENGDQRAADELFARYVERLTRLARTRLSPKLSSRIDPEDVVHSAYRSFFVAAGQGRFSLERSGDLWRLLVRITLHKLYRSAAHHTAEMRSVDREQSPGDANAIDTQFTVREPTPDEAVALADEMEWLFAELPPLGRRVLELRLQGETLAEIAAEIEHSERTVRRMLTQARERMTRRQREFDDETAEPPARRLHTVDHELQKAPLSNEPAQQTLRDENAKPCGDVDAPLLYGDYLLQRLLGSGGVGKVYRAVHQPTAATVAVKYLKKQFVQTPSIVERFIAEARIVAGLEHTGIVATQGLGRTPHGRFFFVMDLVDGPNLETVTSAARPQSLDATRWIAQAALAIDHAHQHGVIHCDLKPSNLLLAPDGCIRVVDFGFARTLHTEAVNLRGMAGTAAYMAPEQIDSYWGNISPRTDVYGLGAVLFHLLTGAPPANGKRVADILAQIVRTRPHELHDQFPITTDATLRAICLRCLQKSPADRYASAAALARALQDLR, from the coding sequence ATGGATCTGACATCTGCCGAACTCTTGGAGCAATTCGAAAACGGCGACCAGCGCGCCGCTGACGAATTGTTTGCGCGGTACGTCGAGCGTCTGACCCGCTTGGCGCGGACGCGGTTGTCGCCCAAGCTGTCGAGCCGGATTGATCCCGAGGATGTTGTGCACTCGGCCTACCGCAGTTTTTTTGTTGCTGCCGGGCAAGGCCGGTTTTCGCTGGAACGTAGCGGCGACTTGTGGCGGTTGCTCGTGCGAATCACGCTGCACAAGCTCTACCGCTCCGCTGCCCACCACACTGCTGAGATGCGCTCAGTCGATCGTGAACAATCGCCGGGCGATGCGAATGCAATCGATACGCAGTTCACCGTTCGCGAACCGACGCCCGATGAAGCCGTAGCGCTGGCCGATGAGATGGAATGGCTGTTTGCCGAATTGCCGCCGCTGGGGCGACGTGTTCTCGAATTGCGTCTGCAAGGCGAAACATTAGCCGAGATTGCCGCTGAGATCGAGCACTCCGAACGCACCGTCCGCCGCATGCTCACCCAGGCCCGCGAACGAATGACACGGCGACAACGTGAGTTCGACGACGAAACTGCGGAACCTCCCGCCCGTAGACTCCACACTGTGGACCACGAATTACAAAAGGCTCCCCTTTCAAATGAACCCGCGCAGCAAACGCTACGAGATGAGAACGCAAAACCCTGCGGCGATGTGGACGCTCCGTTGCTCTATGGCGATTATCTGTTGCAACGGTTATTGGGCAGCGGCGGCGTCGGCAAGGTTTATCGGGCGGTACACCAACCGACGGCAGCGACCGTGGCCGTCAAATATCTGAAAAAGCAATTCGTCCAGACTCCGTCCATCGTCGAGCGGTTCATCGCAGAGGCCCGCATAGTCGCTGGGTTAGAGCACACTGGTATTGTCGCCACTCAAGGATTGGGGCGCACGCCGCACGGTAGATTCTTTTTTGTCATGGATCTGGTCGACGGCCCGAATTTGGAGACGGTCACCTCCGCCGCACGACCGCAATCTCTTGATGCAACACGTTGGATTGCCCAAGCGGCGCTGGCCATTGATCACGCACACCAACACGGCGTGATTCATTGCGACTTAAAGCCCAGCAACCTATTGTTAGCGCCCGACGGCTGTATACGCGTCGTCGACTTCGGTTTTGCTCGCACACTGCACACCGAGGCGGTCAATTTGCGTGGCATGGCGGGAACGGCGGCATATATGGCGCCGGAGCAAATCGATTCTTACTGGGGTAATATCAGTCCGCGCACCGACGTCTATGGTCTAGGCGCCGTGTTGTTTCACCTGCTCACCGGCGCGCCACCGGCGAACGGAAAGCGCGTAGCCGATATTCTCGCTCAGATCGTACGCACGCGACCGCATGAATTGCATGACCAATTTCCCATCACGACCGACGCTACCCTGCGCGCGATCTGTTTGCGTTGCCTCCAAAAATCACCAGCCGATCGTTACGCATCCGCCGCTGCGTTAGCGCGTGCACTACAGGATCTACGATAA